One Alicyclobacillus acidoterrestris DNA window includes the following coding sequences:
- a CDS encoding GNAT family N-acetyltransferase — MRSEERWRNRLANNPVEYAMFVAVNDEGQIVGFADGGRERSGDPSYDGELYAIYLLKEHQRKGIGKLLFHHVVSHLASNHFYAMLIWVLYDNPSRYFYESMGGQLIREQSIEIGEQQLRESAYGWRNLMSLQEQL, encoded by the coding sequence ATGAGAAGTGAAGAACGATGGCGTAACCGTTTAGCGAACAATCCGGTAGAATACGCCATGTTCGTTGCCGTTAATGATGAAGGTCAGATTGTTGGTTTTGCAGATGGAGGCAGAGAACGTTCGGGAGACCCCTCATACGATGGAGAATTGTATGCAATTTATTTGCTAAAGGAGCACCAACGCAAGGGGATTGGCAAATTACTTTTCCATCATGTTGTGTCGCACCTTGCCTCGAACCACTTTTATGCAATGCTGATATGGGTATTATACGATAACCCATCGCGTTATTTTTATGAATCTATGGGCGGGCAGTTAATACGCGAGCAAAGTATTGAAATTGGAGAACAACAGTTACGGGAGTCTGCTTATGGATGGCGTAACCTCATGTCGCTTCAAGAACAGTTGTGA
- a CDS encoding GNAT family N-acetyltransferase, producing the protein MIIENQEFLVNGLTYTIRSAVKSDAKKLSELRLQIDGQTENLDREPGEGFLDVPGFESVIHTDSVRPRNLFLVAVTGNRIVGFSRCEGTYLKRFSYKVEFGICVLKEFWGCGIGKNLMKQSIAWVDSNGIKKMTLNVLETNTRAIAMYKRLGFEIEGTLRKDKILSDGKYYSTIVMGRFND; encoded by the coding sequence TTGATTATCGAAAACCAAGAATTTCTCGTGAATGGACTAACTTACACCATTAGATCTGCCGTTAAGAGCGATGCCAAAAAATTGTCTGAATTAAGGCTGCAAATTGACGGACAGACGGAAAACCTAGATAGAGAACCAGGAGAGGGTTTTCTTGATGTACCTGGATTTGAAAGTGTGATACATACAGACTCGGTTCGTCCGAGAAACTTATTTTTGGTTGCCGTCACTGGCAATCGTATCGTGGGTTTCTCAAGATGTGAAGGAACTTACCTGAAAAGATTCTCCTACAAAGTCGAATTCGGCATATGTGTACTAAAGGAATTTTGGGGATGCGGAATTGGTAAAAACCTCATGAAACAGTCTATCGCTTGGGTAGACTCTAATGGCATCAAAAAAATGACTCTAAATGTATTAGAAACGAACACTAGAGCCATTGCAATGTATAAAAGGCTAGGCTTTGAAATTGAAGGCACGTTGAGAAAAGACAAAATCCTTTCCGACGGTAAATACTACAGTACCATTGTCATGGGAAGGTTCAATGACTGA